One segment of Methanolinea mesophila DNA contains the following:
- a CDS encoding type IV pilin — MKTIRNDEAVSPVIGVILMVAITVILAAVIAAFVFGLAGTTGSSKNVGLTVTQNAAGLGVVTVQGGTDIPTISNLKYSVDGGTTYKFFAVSATSGAATTTGGTVVVGSVLYTQGGDTLSGNRFIVTGLFDDGSSQVLFDRQY; from the coding sequence ATGAAGACTATTCGAAATGACGAGGCGGTATCACCGGTCATCGGTGTTATCCTCATGGTCGCGATCACCGTCATTCTGGCGGCGGTCATTGCGGCATTCGTGTTCGGACTTGCGGGAACCACGGGATCTTCCAAGAATGTGGGGCTGACTGTTACTCAGAATGCGGCCGGACTTGGTGTTGTAACCGTACAGGGTGGAACCGATATTCCGACCATTTCAAACTTGAAGTATTCAGTTGACGGAGGAACTACTTACAAATTCTTCGCTGTTTCCGCAACGAGTGGTGCAGCAACAACGACCGGCGGAACAGTTGTGGTTGGTTCAGTGCTTTATACTCAGGGCGGGGATACTCTCAGTGGAAACCGGTTCATTGTTACCGGTCTGTTTGACGACGGATCCTCACAAGTTCTGTTTGACCGACAGTATTGA
- the thiD gene encoding bifunctional hydroxymethylpyrimidine kinase/phosphomethylpyrimidine kinase, whose product METRTLPVACTIAGSDSGGGAGIQADIKTFAALGVWGVSVLTAVTAQNTREVKGTHLVPSSLVRLQLEAVIEDFPIGAFKTGMLGSGGQVEAVADALPADALLVVDPVMISTSGYPLLDPRGIEALKATLLPRTTVVTPNIPEACLLAGIQRISSMDEARDAASKILALGPEFVIIKGGHMEGDRSSDLLAGEGTEKILSAPRIPCQVHGSGCCFSAALTAYLTSGGGMEDSFRKAKEFVTDAIECAVTSRSGNAMVQPSGHRKK is encoded by the coding sequence ATGGAGACGAGGACGCTGCCGGTTGCCTGTACTATCGCAGGGTCGGATTCTGGAGGAGGGGCGGGGATCCAGGCAGACATCAAGACCTTCGCCGCCCTCGGAGTGTGGGGGGTATCAGTCCTCACCGCGGTCACCGCCCAGAACACCCGGGAGGTGAAAGGAACGCATCTCGTCCCCTCGTCATTGGTGAGGCTCCAGCTGGAAGCGGTGATAGAAGATTTCCCGATCGGAGCATTCAAGACCGGGATGCTGGGTTCTGGCGGGCAGGTAGAGGCGGTGGCAGACGCGCTCCCGGCAGATGCGCTCCTGGTAGTAGACCCGGTCATGATCTCCACGAGCGGGTATCCCCTTCTCGACCCCCGGGGAATTGAAGCGCTGAAGGCTACGCTCCTCCCCCGTACCACGGTGGTTACCCCGAATATCCCCGAGGCCTGTCTTCTCGCGGGTATTCAAAGGATTTCTTCGATGGACGAGGCCCGTGACGCAGCCTCGAAAATACTGGCCCTCGGCCCCGAGTTCGTGATCATCAAGGGGGGGCACATGGAAGGGGATCGTTCGTCCGACCTGCTCGCCGGGGAAGGGACCGAAAAAATCCTCTCCGCCCCGCGTATCCCCTGCCAGGTGCATGGATCGGGGTGCTGTTTTTCAGCCGCACTTACTGCCTATCTTACCTCGGGAGGCGGGATGGAAGATTCGTTCCGGAAGGCCAAGGAATTCGTCACCGACGCCATCGAGTGTGCAGTGACGAGCCGGAGCGGCAACGCCATGGTCCAGCCGTCGGGGCACCGTAAAAAGTAG
- a CDS encoding NAD(P)-dependent glycerol-1-phosphate dehydrogenase, with translation MGTEGNKVLKSKQFDKSRWLQLPRDVVIGHDALSQIATVAGDLRLGSSVLVVTGSHTGELAGKKVISLLSGDYTVSTFVSDTLDMEVIARAEAAAEKADFLVGVGGGRVIDTAKIASYNTDRQFISVPTAASHDGIASARASVSSGDGNVSLQAHPPIAVVADTGVIAAAPHRLLASGCADIISNYTAILDWELAHRLRGEEVSEYALALSKMTAEQVMEHAGAIKPHQEETAWFVTKALVASGVAMSIAGSSRPASGGEHKFGHALERLAPGKALHGEACGIGTIITMYLHGGDWRAIRAALRAIGAPITPRDLGIEDRIFVEALLMAKTIRPERFTILDMGLSPEAAEDMVRMLYQE, from the coding sequence ATGGGCACGGAGGGTAATAAAGTACTGAAGAGCAAACAATTCGACAAATCACGGTGGTTGCAGCTCCCCCGGGACGTGGTGATCGGCCATGATGCCCTCTCCCAGATCGCCACGGTGGCGGGAGACCTCCGCCTCGGCTCTTCTGTGCTGGTGGTCACCGGGAGCCATACCGGTGAACTCGCCGGGAAGAAGGTTATCTCGCTTCTCTCCGGAGATTACACGGTTTCAACATTCGTCTCCGATACCCTGGATATGGAAGTGATCGCCAGGGCTGAAGCCGCCGCGGAGAAGGCGGACTTTCTCGTGGGTGTCGGGGGCGGGAGGGTGATCGATACCGCGAAGATCGCGTCCTATAACACAGACAGGCAGTTCATCAGCGTCCCCACCGCCGCATCCCATGACGGGATCGCCTCTGCCCGTGCCTCCGTCTCTTCGGGCGACGGGAACGTCTCCCTCCAGGCCCACCCGCCGATCGCGGTGGTCGCCGATACGGGGGTAATCGCCGCCGCCCCCCATCGCCTCCTCGCATCCGGGTGTGCGGACATCATCTCCAACTATACCGCCATCCTCGACTGGGAGCTCGCTCACCGCCTTCGGGGGGAGGAGGTCTCCGAGTATGCCCTCGCACTCTCGAAGATGACCGCCGAGCAGGTGATGGAGCATGCCGGCGCGATCAAGCCTCACCAGGAGGAGACCGCCTGGTTCGTGACCAAGGCGCTGGTGGCCTCCGGTGTCGCCATGAGCATCGCGGGATCCTCCCGCCCGGCGAGCGGCGGTGAGCACAAGTTCGGGCACGCCCTCGAACGGCTTGCTCCGGGAAAGGCGCTCCACGGCGAGGCCTGCGGTATCGGGACCATCATCACCATGTACCTCCACGGGGGCGACTGGCGGGCGATTCGCGCCGCACTCAGGGCGATAGGTGCCCCGATAACCCCGCGGGACCTGGGGATCGAGGACCGGATCTTTGTGGAGGCCCTCCTCATGGCAAAGACTATCCGTCCGGAACGATTCACTATCTTAGACATGGGGCTCTCTCCCGAAGCGGCGGAAGACATGGTGAGAATGCTGTACCAGGAGTGA
- a CDS encoding PAS domain-containing protein, with product MNEQWCRLTGELFPEPVVIADRDGNVLDWNRAAEEWFGLPPSGEERPVIPGVVLAGILPPVKGPCCRESGNLVLKGEERRIEYSILAAGPGETPDRVLLHVRDVTEQRRYEDGLLEIGQKFRHLNAEIRHDILNQLTILIGFLQFSEDLTTDDKFRDFIGKEITAGEKIQRLIEFTREYQDIGEEGPRWLDFETILGNVVNKIGEDHFVLTPLPERWEIFAHPSIEETIERLIQYIALARRPTVPVKIMAGNTPDGFNIIVEDFAPPVPSEERDLIFERGHGKAGIELWLVRELLALSGISIREDGVTGGRFVLTVPGRFLRKKG from the coding sequence ATGAACGAGCAATGGTGCAGGCTGACAGGCGAGTTGTTCCCCGAACCGGTGGTGATCGCAGACCGGGACGGAAACGTCCTGGATTGGAACCGGGCGGCAGAGGAATGGTTCGGGCTCCCTCCATCGGGGGAGGAGCGCCCCGTGATCCCCGGGGTGGTCCTCGCCGGGATCCTCCCTCCGGTAAAAGGACCCTGCTGCAGGGAGAGCGGGAATCTGGTTCTAAAAGGTGAGGAACGGAGAATCGAGTACAGCATTCTTGCGGCCGGACCGGGGGAGACCCCGGACAGAGTGCTCCTCCATGTCAGGGACGTAACGGAACAAAGGCGCTATGAGGATGGCCTGCTCGAGATTGGACAGAAATTCCGCCACCTCAACGCGGAAATCCGCCATGATATCCTGAACCAGCTCACCATCCTCATAGGGTTCCTCCAGTTTTCCGAGGACCTGACCACCGACGACAAGTTCAGGGACTTCATCGGGAAGGAGATCACGGCGGGGGAGAAGATCCAGCGCCTCATCGAGTTCACCCGTGAATACCAGGACATCGGGGAAGAAGGCCCGCGCTGGCTCGATTTCGAAACGATTCTGGGGAATGTCGTCAACAAGATCGGAGAGGACCATTTCGTGCTCACCCCGCTCCCGGAGCGCTGGGAGATCTTCGCCCATCCTTCGATTGAGGAAACGATTGAACGACTAATCCAGTACATTGCCCTCGCAAGGAGACCTACGGTACCGGTGAAAATAATGGCGGGGAATACCCCTGATGGATTCAACATCATCGTGGAGGATTTCGCGCCGCCGGTTCCTTCTGAGGAGAGGGATCTCATATTCGAACGGGGTCATGGAAAGGCTGGAATCGAATTGTGGCTGGTGAGAGAGCTGCTCGCACTCTCCGGGATCTCGATCAGGGAGGACGGCGTCACTGGCGGGCGATTCGTGCTGACGGTCCCTGGCCGGTTTTTGAGAAAGAAGGGGTAA
- the proS gene encoding proline--tRNA ligase: MEEEMGALPGIHDFSAWYNELLWRAEIMDVRYPVKGIYVWYPFGFSLRRNVYDRLRSIMDREHQEALFPLLIPETEFAKEAEHIKGFEEEVYWVTHGGLTPMDVKLALRPTSECAIYPMYSLWVRSHADLPLKIYQIVNTFRYETKHTRPLIRLREITSFKEAHTVHTTWDDAEAQVQTAIGLYKEFYRTLCIPVIVSKRPDWDKFPGADHTIAVDVIMPDGKTLQSGTVHHLGDHFSRTFSIQYEDVQGEQQYAFQTCYGISERCIAALIGVHGDDKGLVLPPAVAPVQVVLVPITIGKRKDEVANAVKEIEERLLAAGFRVKRDDRDLRPGAKYYYWEMRGVPLRLEVGPRDIDAGQVTAVTRLGHKGAIPMEGLVDGVAERLATFTAELEERALEQFRAKISVVNGIQELVNALETGVAVVPWCGDRGCADAIEEKTGASVLGTEVRSEAIPPVHGICVICGKEGTGTLVGKAY, encoded by the coding sequence ATGGAAGAGGAAATGGGGGCACTCCCCGGGATACACGACTTCAGCGCCTGGTATAACGAACTTTTGTGGCGGGCGGAGATCATGGATGTCCGCTACCCGGTCAAGGGCATCTACGTCTGGTACCCGTTCGGGTTCTCTCTCCGGAGAAACGTCTACGACCGGCTCCGTTCCATCATGGACCGGGAACACCAGGAGGCCCTCTTCCCGCTGCTCATCCCGGAGACCGAGTTTGCGAAAGAAGCCGAGCACATCAAAGGGTTCGAGGAGGAGGTCTACTGGGTTACCCACGGGGGGCTCACGCCCATGGATGTCAAACTGGCGCTCCGCCCCACCAGCGAGTGTGCTATCTATCCCATGTATTCCCTCTGGGTGCGGTCCCATGCCGACCTCCCGCTGAAGATCTACCAGATCGTGAATACCTTCCGGTACGAGACAAAGCATACCCGGCCGCTCATAAGGCTCCGGGAGATCACCTCGTTTAAGGAGGCCCACACGGTCCATACCACGTGGGACGATGCCGAGGCACAGGTGCAGACTGCAATTGGTCTCTACAAGGAGTTCTACAGGACGCTCTGCATCCCGGTGATCGTCTCAAAGAGGCCGGACTGGGACAAGTTCCCGGGGGCGGACCACACTATTGCGGTGGACGTGATCATGCCCGACGGGAAGACCCTGCAGAGCGGGACCGTGCACCACCTGGGCGATCATTTCTCCCGGACGTTTTCCATCCAGTACGAGGACGTGCAGGGGGAACAGCAGTATGCGTTCCAGACCTGCTACGGCATCTCCGAGCGGTGCATCGCCGCACTGATCGGGGTCCACGGAGACGACAAGGGCCTGGTGCTGCCTCCGGCGGTCGCACCGGTGCAGGTGGTCCTGGTCCCGATCACCATCGGGAAGCGCAAGGACGAGGTGGCGAACGCGGTGAAGGAGATCGAGGAACGACTCCTCGCTGCGGGTTTCCGGGTAAAACGGGACGACCGCGACCTCCGGCCCGGGGCGAAATATTACTACTGGGAGATGCGGGGCGTGCCGCTCCGGCTGGAAGTCGGCCCCCGGGATATCGACGCGGGCCAGGTTACGGCGGTCACCAGGCTCGGGCACAAGGGCGCGATCCCCATGGAGGGCCTTGTCGACGGGGTCGCCGAACGGCTCGCTACATTCACCGCCGAACTCGAGGAGCGGGCACTGGAGCAGTTCAGGGCGAAGATCTCGGTCGTGAACGGGATCCAGGAGTTAGTGAACGCACTCGAGACCGGCGTGGCGGTGGTCCCCTGGTGCGGCGACCGCGGGTGTGCGGACGCAATAGAGGAGAAGACCGGGGCGAGCGTCCTTGGCACCGAGGTCCGGTCTGAAGCGATTCCTCCTGTACACGGGATATGCGTGATCTGCGGGAAGGAAGGGACCGGGACGCTCGTGGGGAAGGCGTATTAA
- a CDS encoding ADP-ribosylglycohydrolase family protein: protein MIFISGYSYSGGALIGLAIGDALGAPLEGLPPPRKKLTEMEPGGFFPRSAGQITDDSIQAFALAESLASCRGLCPYDLISRLVSGYLKYPWAFGPTSSRVFLMARAGWEPFAAAREIDRIQGSRSNGSVMRGPPLGVFSNGPELEPLSLECSRLTHPDPVACACSAWLNRMVSELCRGRSREFAFNRALRRCGNREVAGYLGSFLSHEPVPSLDALLATHAAVHTFMTTRSFEEALVTAVNMGGDADTVGACCGALAGATYGLSAIPVRWLSALEDLPGLLEIAWRLWAVSER, encoded by the coding sequence GTGATCTTTATATCCGGTTATTCGTACTCCGGAGGAGCCCTGATTGGGCTCGCGATCGGGGACGCATTGGGTGCGCCCCTGGAAGGGCTCCCCCCTCCACGGAAAAAACTCACAGAAATGGAGCCCGGTGGATTTTTCCCCCGTTCCGCCGGCCAAATCACCGACGACAGCATCCAGGCCTTCGCGCTTGCCGAATCCCTGGCCTCGTGTCGCGGGTTATGTCCTTATGACCTCATATCGAGGCTTGTTTCAGGTTACCTCAAATATCCGTGGGCTTTCGGACCGACTTCATCCCGGGTCTTCCTCATGGCCAGGGCAGGCTGGGAACCGTTCGCTGCCGCACGGGAGATCGACCGTATACAGGGTAGCCGGAGCAACGGGAGCGTGATGAGGGGGCCCCCCCTCGGGGTGTTCTCGAACGGCCCCGAACTAGAGCCGCTTTCCCTCGAGTGTTCCCGGCTCACCCACCCCGACCCGGTCGCCTGCGCCTGCTCGGCATGGCTCAACCGCATGGTGAGCGAGCTCTGCCGGGGGAGGTCCCGGGAGTTCGCGTTCAACCGTGCACTCCGGCGTTGTGGAAACCGGGAGGTGGCCGGATACCTGGGGAGTTTCCTCTCCCACGAACCCGTTCCTTCTCTCGACGCTCTGCTTGCCACCCATGCCGCCGTCCACACCTTCATGACAACCCGGTCGTTCGAGGAGGCACTGGTGACAGCGGTGAACATGGGAGGGGATGCGGACACCGTGGGGGCCTGCTGCGGGGCACTTGCCGGGGCGACCTACGGGCTTTCGGCGATACCGGTCCGCTGGCTGTCCGCCCTGGAAGACCTGCCCGGGTTGCTGGAGATCGCGTGGCGGCTATGGGCGGTTTCGGAGCGGTGA
- a CDS encoding C45 family autoproteolytic acyltransferase/hydolase, with amino-acid sequence MVRIAGDAPERGFQQGFLLASEIRGVMRSLRYLTYIDTGKEWEFFVNAARKLFAPHLGLEYTEELKGMAAGLEAAREADHDLVSAETPAPGYPVLGAGGAITSSVERETDPAAGISWLDLLAWNGYIELLDYWWPKQREGQYRPGSMVEHGGCSAFIATGSCTSDGKVVMGHNSWDNFETGQFFNVILDVRPDEGNRILMQSPPGSLHSATDFFLTGAGIAGCETTIGGFREYDPSGVPEFIRVRDAMQYAGSLDGFVEKMVDGNNGGYANGWLLADTRSREILRLELGLQYNSVDRTKDGYFIGCNAPFDPRIRNLECENSGFADIRRHQGARQVRLTQLMEDHYGKLDCERAKAILADHHDVYLGRDNPCSRTVDGHYELDSRDVMSQSGRPLPFQPRGTVDGKVIDSSLAADWSFLARWGNSSGMPFNAGEFIDRHIQWRHLDGYLMDRPERPWVKIRGGE; translated from the coding sequence ATGGTCCGGATCGCCGGAGATGCACCCGAACGCGGATTCCAGCAGGGATTTCTGCTCGCTTCCGAGATCCGCGGCGTGATGCGTTCCCTCCGGTACCTTACCTATATTGATACCGGTAAGGAATGGGAGTTTTTCGTGAACGCCGCCAGGAAATTGTTCGCTCCCCACCTGGGCCTGGAATATACCGAAGAGCTGAAGGGGATGGCCGCCGGCCTTGAGGCGGCACGCGAGGCAGATCACGACTTAGTTTCCGCGGAAACCCCGGCCCCCGGGTACCCTGTCCTGGGAGCCGGCGGTGCGATTACTTCTTCTGTGGAACGTGAAACGGACCCGGCGGCCGGGATCTCCTGGCTCGACCTCCTTGCCTGGAACGGGTATATCGAACTTCTTGACTACTGGTGGCCGAAACAGCGGGAAGGGCAGTACCGGCCGGGGAGTATGGTGGAGCACGGCGGATGCAGCGCGTTCATCGCCACGGGTTCGTGCACATCCGACGGGAAGGTGGTGATGGGGCATAACTCGTGGGACAACTTTGAGACGGGACAGTTCTTCAACGTCATCCTCGACGTCCGCCCGGACGAGGGGAACAGGATCCTGATGCAGTCACCCCCGGGGTCCCTCCACAGCGCCACCGACTTCTTTCTTACCGGCGCGGGGATCGCCGGGTGCGAGACGACCATCGGCGGGTTCCGGGAGTACGACCCGTCCGGCGTCCCGGAATTCATCCGGGTCCGGGATGCGATGCAATACGCCGGTTCCCTGGACGGGTTCGTTGAGAAGATGGTCGACGGGAACAACGGAGGCTATGCCAACGGGTGGCTCCTTGCCGATACCCGGTCCCGGGAGATCCTCCGGCTCGAACTCGGGCTGCAGTACAATTCGGTGGACAGAACGAAGGACGGGTATTTCATCGGGTGCAACGCCCCGTTCGACCCGAGGATCCGGAACCTCGAGTGCGAGAACTCGGGGTTTGCGGATATCCGCCGGCACCAGGGTGCGCGTCAGGTCCGGCTTACCCAACTTATGGAGGACCACTACGGGAAGCTTGATTGCGAGCGGGCGAAGGCGATCCTGGCCGACCATCACGATGTATACCTGGGCCGGGACAATCCCTGCTCCAGAACGGTCGACGGCCATTACGAGCTCGATTCCAGAGACGTGATGAGCCAGTCGGGCCGACCCCTGCCCTTCCAGCCGAGGGGGACCGTGGACGGCAAAGTGATCGACAGCTCACTTGCCGCCGACTGGTCGTTCCTGGCCCGCTGGGGGAACTCCTCCGGGATGCCATTTAATGCAGGAGAATTCATCGACCGCCACATCCAGTGGCGGCACCTGGACGGCTACCTGATGGACAGGCCGGAGCGCCCGTGGGTGAAGATAAGGGGTGGAGAATAG
- a CDS encoding stage II sporulation protein M, whose product MSEPAIWKNLGFTAFLFALCLSGGILIAAANPEVGQQFLDLFREAIMGELMTDEPLLLAGNLFLNNLQACVLLFLGGATFGLFTLFVIGTNGLVIGAILQLVTGEKGLLYVAAAIVPHGIFEIPAFIIAGALGFTLAGGMWKELTGGGDAVATAQAVGKHFLTIVIPLVAVAALVEAFITPYILQFVA is encoded by the coding sequence ATGTCTGAACCGGCGATCTGGAAAAACCTGGGATTCACGGCATTCCTCTTCGCCCTGTGCCTTTCGGGGGGCATCCTGATCGCCGCGGCGAACCCTGAGGTCGGCCAGCAGTTCCTCGACCTCTTCCGCGAGGCGATTATGGGGGAACTGATGACCGACGAACCGCTCCTCCTCGCAGGAAATCTCTTCCTGAACAACCTCCAGGCCTGCGTCCTCCTCTTCCTCGGGGGGGCGACTTTCGGGCTGTTCACCCTCTTCGTGATAGGCACGAACGGGCTCGTGATCGGGGCCATCCTCCAGCTGGTCACCGGTGAAAAGGGGCTGCTCTACGTGGCGGCCGCCATAGTTCCCCACGGGATCTTCGAGATCCCCGCCTTCATCATCGCCGGGGCCCTGGGGTTCACCCTCGCGGGAGGGATGTGGAAGGAACTCACCGGCGGGGGCGATGCCGTAGCAACCGCACAGGCCGTGGGGAAGCATTTCCTCACTATAGTAATCCCCCTGGTCGCGGTTGCAGCCCTCGTAGAGGCTTTTATTACGCCATATATCCTACAATTTGTAGCTTGA
- a CDS encoding DUF63 family protein encodes MIREFIYKYYIDPIRFGQPYNVVDTTTYAIVLLIAIYLVYRWLVWSKIDINGRFVIATLPFVVLGGLTRVVQDTGMITSDFQYLLITPLIYFVLFAVTAIALGVTYSLEKMGVIKDYIPYYAGIGVAGCVLVAGVLTAFGLSRGIIALNVLFTILAMGVVSSFLVWAAMRYLLKWEYASDPLYLALIFGQLLDASATSYGIDIHPLHYMEVHVVGSNLIALTGTAFVMYPLKLLVLFPGIYILQRFRHEGAPVLWHLIVLAMITVGLAPGIRDMVRMVLYV; translated from the coding sequence ATGATTAGGGAATTCATCTACAAATACTACATCGATCCCATACGTTTCGGCCAGCCCTACAATGTCGTCGACACCACTACCTACGCGATTGTGCTTCTTATCGCGATTTACCTGGTGTACAGGTGGCTCGTCTGGTCGAAGATCGATATTAACGGCCGGTTCGTGATCGCCACCCTGCCCTTCGTGGTGCTGGGAGGCCTCACCCGCGTGGTCCAGGACACCGGGATGATCACCTCGGACTTCCAGTACCTGCTCATCACCCCCCTGATCTATTTCGTGCTCTTCGCGGTTACCGCGATCGCGCTCGGGGTCACCTATTCGCTCGAGAAAATGGGCGTAATCAAGGACTATATCCCCTACTATGCAGGGATTGGGGTCGCCGGGTGCGTGCTGGTCGCGGGAGTGCTTACCGCGTTCGGGCTTTCGCGGGGGATCATCGCACTGAACGTGCTGTTCACCATACTGGCCATGGGCGTGGTATCTTCGTTCCTGGTCTGGGCGGCGATGCGGTACCTGCTGAAGTGGGAGTATGCGAGCGACCCCCTCTATCTCGCCCTTATCTTCGGGCAGCTGCTCGATGCGAGCGCGACCAGCTACGGGATCGATATCCACCCCCTGCACTACATGGAGGTTCACGTCGTGGGCTCGAACCTCATCGCCCTCACCGGAACGGCATTCGTGATGTACCCGCTGAAGCTCCTGGTACTCTTCCCCGGGATCTACATCCTCCAGCGGTTCAGGCACGAGGGTGCGCCGGTCCTCTGGCACCTGATCGTGCTGGCCATGATCACCGTCGGGCTCGCCCCGGGGATCAGGGACATGGTGAGGATGGTCCTCTATGTCTGA
- a CDS encoding UPF0058 family protein — protein sequence MQKEELLHLHMLMIHIKRYFETVTSEEIPTKNYNSLEISPVHIHKNKKCHKDAILTLGDEIVTNIRGSHPMAVEYAPEVATEKVAAE from the coding sequence GTGCAAAAAGAGGAACTACTCCATCTCCACATGCTGATGATTCATATCAAGAGGTACTTCGAAACGGTCACCAGCGAAGAAATTCCGACGAAAAACTACAATTCCCTTGAGATCTCTCCTGTTCATATTCACAAAAACAAGAAATGCCACAAGGATGCTATTCTCACCCTCGGCGACGAGATCGTCACCAACATCCGGGGCAGCCACCCCATGGCGGTCGAGTATGCACCCGAGGTCGCAACTGAAAAGGTCGCAGCCGAATAA
- a CDS encoding tetratricopeptide repeat protein codes for MTERSDPLSPQEEEARLFCREGIRLTRRGEYDQALRWFSRSLASDPSCADAWTARGVALGKMGRFEEEIESCEQAIALNPRLSMALVHKGFALGKMGKFKEKIACCEEALKIDPANAMAWNAKGHAHGELGDFEEELRCSEIALSLRPRYLGAWMNHGYSLMMLRRTPEAISSFSQAICLFPGYFSAWVNKGIAHVIAGEPEKALESFHKAEQLRPGNGRLWFWKGISLSMTGEYGESARTMELVTKAEPQNADAWVVLSNCYLMLGRVEDSVRCFFTAYKIDKDDLTHCFSRSVSLIRDRNFKEARRSLNDAFGILAR; via the coding sequence TTGACCGAGCGTAGTGACCCGTTATCTCCACAGGAAGAAGAGGCCCGCCTTTTTTGCAGGGAAGGCATCCGCCTTACCCGGAGGGGCGAGTACGACCAGGCGCTGCGCTGGTTCTCCAGGTCACTTGCCAGCGACCCTTCCTGCGCCGACGCGTGGACTGCCCGGGGGGTCGCGCTCGGGAAGATGGGCAGGTTCGAGGAAGAGATCGAGTCCTGTGAGCAGGCCATCGCACTCAACCCCCGCCTCTCGATGGCGTTGGTGCATAAAGGATTCGCCCTGGGGAAGATGGGAAAGTTCAAGGAGAAGATTGCCTGCTGCGAGGAAGCCCTGAAGATTGACCCCGCGAACGCGATGGCCTGGAACGCCAAGGGACACGCCCACGGCGAACTCGGGGATTTCGAAGAGGAACTCAGGTGCAGCGAGATCGCGCTCTCGCTCCGCCCCCGCTACCTTGGCGCGTGGATGAATCACGGGTACTCCCTGATGATGCTCCGCAGGACACCAGAGGCGATATCATCGTTCTCACAGGCGATCTGCCTGTTCCCGGGATACTTCTCCGCGTGGGTGAACAAGGGCATCGCCCATGTAATCGCCGGAGAGCCGGAGAAAGCCCTGGAATCGTTCCATAAGGCCGAACAGCTCCGCCCGGGGAACGGCAGACTCTGGTTCTGGAAGGGGATCTCCCTCTCTATGACCGGGGAATATGGGGAATCCGCACGGACCATGGAACTGGTGACAAAGGCCGAACCCCAAAACGCGGACGCGTGGGTGGTCCTTTCTAACTGCTACCTGATGCTCGGAAGGGTCGAGGACTCGGTGCGCTGTTTCTTCACTGCGTACAAAATCGACAAGGACGACCTGACACACTGTTTCTCCCGGAGCGTGTCCCTCATCCGGGACAGGAATTTCAAGGAGGCACGGCGCTCCTTAAACGATGCATTCGGGATCCTCGCCCGGTGA
- a CDS encoding UPF0179 family protein → MVEPKPKVTLIGAELAQQGLEFVYEGEIEECAPCSLKKTCNNLKRGKKYRIVGIRPTRHPCQVHLNGTRAVEVLESPIPALINADMAIKNTRIQYEFSCTRTTCSNFALCHPEGIVEGDRYVVIEVLGQAAEACEKGRALQMVELRSA, encoded by the coding sequence ATGGTCGAGCCGAAACCGAAAGTAACCCTGATCGGGGCGGAACTGGCACAGCAGGGGCTGGAGTTCGTGTATGAAGGGGAGATCGAGGAGTGCGCACCCTGCTCGCTCAAAAAAACCTGCAATAACCTGAAGAGAGGCAAAAAATACCGTATCGTGGGTATCCGTCCGACAAGGCACCCCTGCCAGGTGCACCTGAACGGGACCCGGGCGGTCGAGGTTCTGGAGTCGCCCATCCCTGCCCTGATCAACGCGGACATGGCGATAAAAAACACCCGGATCCAGTACGAGTTCTCCTGCACCCGGACCACCTGCAGCAACTTTGCGCTCTGCCACCCGGAAGGGATCGTCGAGGGCGACCGGTACGTGGTGATCGAGGTGCTCGGACAGGCTGCCGAAGCCTGCGAGAAGGGCCGGGCCCTGCAGATGGTCGAGCTCAGATCCGCGTGA